A window of the Streptomyces formicae genome harbors these coding sequences:
- a CDS encoding sugar phosphate nucleotidyltransferase: protein MIGLVLAAGAGRRLRPYTDTLPKALVPVDGDKTVLDLTLANFAEVGLTEAAVVVGYRKEAVYARKAELEATYGLTLTLIDNDKAEEWNNAYSLWCARDVLKQGVILANGDTVHPVSVERTLLAARGEGQRIILALDAVKQLADEEMKVITSDGQGVRTITKLMDPATATGEYIGVTLIEPEAADELADALKATFERDPDLYYEDGYQELVNRGFRIDVAPIGDVKWVEIDNHDDLAKGREIACLY from the coding sequence ATGATCGGCCTCGTACTGGCAGCCGGTGCCGGACGGCGTCTGCGTCCGTACACCGACACGCTTCCGAAGGCCCTCGTGCCCGTGGACGGCGACAAGACCGTCCTCGATCTCACCCTCGCCAACTTCGCCGAGGTCGGCCTCACCGAGGCCGCCGTGGTCGTCGGCTACCGCAAGGAAGCCGTGTACGCGCGCAAGGCAGAGCTGGAGGCCACGTACGGCCTGACGCTGACGCTGATCGACAACGACAAGGCCGAGGAGTGGAACAACGCCTACTCCCTGTGGTGCGCGCGTGACGTCCTCAAGCAGGGTGTGATCCTCGCCAACGGCGACACCGTCCACCCCGTCTCCGTCGAGCGGACGCTGCTCGCCGCCCGCGGCGAGGGGCAGAGGATCATCCTCGCCCTCGACGCGGTGAAGCAGCTCGCCGACGAGGAGATGAAGGTCATCACCTCCGACGGCCAGGGCGTCCGCACGATCACCAAGCTGATGGACCCGGCCACCGCCACCGGCGAGTACATCGGCGTCACCCTCATCGAGCCCGAGGCGGCCGACGAGCTCGCCGACGCCCTCAAGGCCACCTTCGAGCGCGATCCCGACCTCTACTACGAGGACGGCTACCAGGAGCTGGTGAACCGCGGCTTCCGGATCGACGTCGCGCCGATCGGCGACGTCAAGTGGGTCGAGATCGACAACCATGACGATCTCGCCAAGGGCCGGGAGATCGCGTGCCTGTACTGA
- a CDS encoding iron-containing alcohol dehydrogenase family protein has protein sequence MPVLTRLIPSPVVVDIRPGALDDLPGLLADQRISASGRLAFAISNGSGQALREKLAPLLPDADWYEVAGGTIDAAVTLADNIKGRRYDAVVGLGGGKIIDVTKYAAARVGLPLVAVATNLAHDGLCSPVATLDNDNGRGSYGVPTPIAVVIDLDVIREAPVRFVRAGIGDTISNLSAIADWELSHRITGEPVDGLAAAMARTAGESVLRHPGGVGDDGFLTVLAEGLVLTGIAMSISGDTRPSSGACHEISHAFDLLHPKRCALHGEQVGMGAAFAMHLRGAREESGLFADVLRNHGLPVLPEEIGFSVDEFVEAVEYAPQTRPGRFTILEHLDLSTDQIRDAYADYAKTIRS, from the coding sequence GTGCCTGTACTGACCCGGCTCATCCCCTCACCGGTCGTCGTCGACATCCGTCCGGGTGCCCTCGACGACCTGCCCGGCCTCCTCGCCGACCAGCGGATCTCCGCATCGGGCCGGCTGGCGTTCGCGATAAGCAACGGCTCCGGCCAGGCCCTGCGCGAGAAGCTCGCGCCGCTGCTGCCCGACGCGGACTGGTACGAGGTCGCGGGCGGCACGATCGACGCCGCGGTCACGCTCGCCGACAACATCAAGGGCAGGCGCTACGACGCGGTCGTCGGCCTCGGCGGTGGCAAGATCATCGACGTGACGAAGTACGCCGCGGCCCGGGTCGGGCTGCCGCTGGTGGCGGTCGCCACCAACCTCGCGCACGACGGACTCTGCTCCCCGGTCGCGACGCTCGACAACGACAACGGCCGGGGCTCCTACGGCGTCCCCACGCCGATCGCCGTCGTCATCGACCTGGACGTCATCCGCGAGGCCCCGGTCCGCTTCGTCCGGGCCGGCATCGGCGACACCATCTCCAATCTGTCGGCCATCGCCGACTGGGAGCTCTCGCACCGGATCACCGGCGAGCCGGTGGACGGACTGGCCGCCGCCATGGCCCGCACCGCGGGCGAGTCCGTCCTGCGCCACCCCGGTGGCGTCGGGGACGACGGCTTCCTGACGGTGCTGGCCGAAGGGCTGGTGCTGACCGGCATCGCCATGTCGATCAGCGGCGACACCCGGCCCTCGTCCGGCGCCTGCCACGAGATCAGCCACGCCTTCGACCTGCTCCACCCCAAGCGCTGCGCGCTCCACGGCGAGCAGGTCGGCATGGGCGCCGCCTTCGCGATGCACCTGCGCGGCGCCCGCGAGGAGTCCGGGCTCTTCGCCGACGTACTGCGCAACCACGGTCTGCCGGTCCTCCCCGAGGAGATCGGCTTCTCCGTCGACGAGTTCGTCGAGGCCGTGGAGTACGCGCCGCAGACCCGCCCCGGACGTTTCACCATCCTCGAGCACCTCGACCTGTCCACCGACCAGATCAGGGACGCGTACGCCGACTATGCCAAGACCATCCGTAGCTGA
- a CDS encoding CDP-alcohol phosphatidyltransferase family protein has protein sequence MPRPSVAELRPVVHPEGVKDRRSGEHWAGRLYMREISLRVDPYLVNTRITPNQLTYLMVVVGVIGGAALLVPGLTGAILAAVLFQIYLLLDCVDGEVARWRKQTSITGVYLDRIGHYLCEAALLVGFGLRGADLFGAGRPEWLWAFLGTLAALGAILIKAETDLVDVARTRSGLPAVKDEASVPRSSGLALARRAAAALKFHRLVGGIEASLFILAMAVLDMIQGDLFFTRLGIAVLAGIAIVQTLLHLVSILASSRLR, from the coding sequence ATGCCAAGACCATCCGTAGCTGAACTCCGTCCGGTCGTTCACCCGGAAGGAGTGAAGGACCGGCGGAGTGGTGAGCACTGGGCCGGGCGCCTGTACATGCGCGAGATCTCGCTGCGCGTCGACCCGTACCTGGTGAACACCAGGATCACGCCGAACCAGCTCACCTACCTGATGGTGGTCGTGGGCGTCATCGGCGGCGCAGCCCTGCTCGTGCCGGGTCTGACCGGCGCGATACTCGCAGCCGTGCTGTTCCAGATCTATCTGTTGCTCGACTGCGTCGACGGCGAGGTCGCCCGCTGGCGCAAGCAGACCTCCATCACCGGCGTCTACCTGGACCGGATCGGCCACTACCTGTGCGAGGCCGCGCTGCTCGTCGGCTTCGGACTGCGCGGTGCCGATCTGTTCGGCGCGGGCCGTCCCGAGTGGCTGTGGGCGTTCCTCGGCACGCTCGCCGCGCTCGGCGCCATTCTGATCAAGGCCGAGACCGACCTGGTCGACGTCGCCCGCACCCGCAGCGGACTGCCCGCCGTGAAGGACGAGGCGTCCGTGCCCCGCTCCTCGGGACTGGCGCTGGCCCGCCGGGCGGCGGCCGCGCTCAAGTTCCACCGGCTCGTCGGTGGGATCGAGGCCAGCCTGTTCATCCTGGCCATGGCCGTACTCGACATGATCCAGGGCGATCTGTTCTTCACCCGTCTCGGCATCGCCGTCCTCGCCGGCATCGCGATCGTCCAGACGCTGCTGCACCTGGTCTCGATCCTGGCGTCCAGCAGGCTGAGGTGA
- a CDS encoding glycosyltransferase family 2 protein, with protein MTTLKLGAVIITMGNRPDDLRALLDSVAKQEGDRIEIVVVGNGAQVTDVPDGVRTVELPENLGIPGGRNAGIEAFGPSGTDVDVLLFLDDDGLLPNNNTGELVRQAFTEDPGLGIVSFRIADPETGATQRRHVPRLRASDPMRSSRVTTFLGGANAVRTKVIAQVGGLPDEFFYAHEETDFAWRAVDAGWMIDYRSDMVLFHPTTPPSRHAVYHRMVARNRVWLARRNLPAPLVPVYLAVWIMLTLLRRPTTAALRAWFGGFKEGWTTPCGPRRPMKWRTVWRLTRLGRPPVV; from the coding sequence ATGACCACACTGAAGCTCGGCGCCGTCATCATCACCATGGGCAACCGCCCGGACGATCTGCGTGCGCTCCTCGACTCGGTCGCCAAGCAGGAGGGCGACCGCATCGAGATCGTCGTCGTCGGCAACGGTGCACAGGTGACCGACGTCCCCGACGGGGTACGGACCGTGGAGCTGCCGGAGAACCTGGGCATCCCCGGCGGCCGCAACGCTGGGATCGAGGCCTTCGGCCCCTCCGGCACCGACGTCGACGTGCTGCTGTTCCTCGACGACGACGGACTGCTGCCGAACAACAACACCGGCGAACTGGTGCGGCAGGCCTTCACCGAGGACCCCGGCCTCGGCATCGTCAGCTTCCGCATCGCCGACCCGGAGACCGGCGCGACCCAGCGCCGCCACGTCCCGCGGCTGCGCGCGTCCGACCCGATGCGCTCCTCCCGGGTGACGACCTTCCTCGGCGGCGCCAACGCCGTCCGTACGAAGGTCATCGCCCAGGTCGGCGGACTCCCGGACGAGTTCTTCTACGCCCATGAGGAGACGGACTTCGCCTGGCGGGCCGTCGACGCGGGCTGGATGATCGACTACCGCTCGGACATGGTGCTGTTCCACCCGACGACCCCGCCGTCCCGGCACGCCGTCTACCACCGCATGGTGGCCCGCAACCGCGTGTGGCTGGCCCGTCGCAATCTGCCCGCGCCCCTGGTGCCTGTCTATCTCGCGGTGTGGATCATGCTCACGCTGCTGCGGCGGCCCACGACCGCGGCGCTGCGCGCCTGGTTCGGCGGGTTCAAGGAGGGCTGGACGACACCGTGCGGGCCCCGCCGCCCCATGAAGTGGCGTACCGTGTGGCGACTGACGCGACTGGGCCGACCACCTGTCGTCTGA
- a CDS encoding ABC transporter permease — protein sequence MSDTTHDGAIAMSARPSPDDGLTPAELAAKYGLSVSGARPGLVEYVRQLWGRRHFILAFSQAKLTAQYSQAKLGQLWQVATPLLNALVYYLIFGLILNADRGMSKEVYVPFLVTGVFVFTFTQSSVMAGVRSIAGNLGLVRALHFPRASLPISFALQQLQQLLFSMIVLVLIVVAFGSFPSASWLLALPALALQFVFNVGLALVMARLGSKTPDLAQLMPFIMRTWMYGSGVMFSIKVMLEDKPAWIAEVLMYNPAAVYMDLIRFALIDGYGSSNLPSHVWLAGLLWAVLAGVAGFVYFWKAEERYGRG from the coding sequence GTGAGTGACACAACCCACGACGGTGCGATCGCCATGAGCGCTCGGCCGTCTCCCGACGACGGCCTGACGCCGGCGGAGCTCGCCGCGAAGTACGGCCTGTCGGTGAGCGGTGCCCGCCCCGGGCTGGTCGAATACGTCAGGCAGCTCTGGGGCCGCCGGCACTTCATCCTGGCCTTCTCCCAGGCGAAGCTCACGGCGCAGTACAGCCAGGCCAAGCTGGGGCAGCTGTGGCAGGTGGCGACGCCCCTGCTGAACGCGCTCGTGTACTACCTGATCTTCGGTCTCATCCTCAACGCCGACCGTGGGATGTCGAAGGAGGTCTACGTCCCGTTCCTGGTCACGGGTGTGTTCGTGTTCACGTTCACGCAGTCGTCGGTCATGGCCGGTGTCCGGTCGATCGCCGGCAACCTGGGACTGGTGCGGGCGCTGCACTTCCCGCGCGCCTCGCTGCCCATCTCGTTCGCGCTGCAGCAGCTCCAGCAGCTGCTGTTCTCGATGATCGTGCTCGTGCTCATCGTGGTCGCGTTCGGCAGCTTCCCCTCGGCGAGCTGGCTGCTGGCGCTGCCGGCGCTCGCGCTGCAGTTCGTCTTCAACGTCGGCCTCGCGCTGGTCATGGCCCGGCTGGGCAGCAAGACCCCCGACCTCGCCCAGCTGATGCCGTTCATCATGCGCACCTGGATGTACGGCTCCGGCGTGATGTTCTCGATCAAGGTGATGCTCGAGGACAAGCCGGCCTGGATCGCCGAGGTCCTCATGTACAACCCCGCGGCGGTCTACATGGACCTCATCCGCTTCGCCCTGATCGACGGGTACGGCTCGTCGAACCTGCCCTCGCACGTCTGGCTCGCGGGCCTGCTGTGGGCGGTGCTCGCCGGCGTCGCCGGGTTCGTGTACTTCTGGAAGGCGGAGGAGCGCTATGGCCGTGGCTGA
- a CDS encoding ABC transporter ATP-binding protein: MAVADLHKEPHQDPSDARIPTVIADDVHIVYRVNGGGSRGRGSATAALSRIVRRDRGESRGVRKVHAVRGVSFTAYRGEAIGLIGTNGSGKSTLLRAIAGLLPTESGKVYTDGQPSLLGVNAALMGDLTGERNVILGGLAMGMSREEIRERYQSIVDFSGINEKGDFITLPMRTYSSGMGARLRFAIAAAKNHDVLMIDEALATGDRKFQIRSEQRIRELRKEAGTVFLVSHSNKSIRDTCDRVLWLEKGELLMDGPTDEVIKAYEKETGK; the protein is encoded by the coding sequence ATGGCCGTGGCTGACCTGCACAAGGAGCCGCACCAGGACCCGAGCGACGCCCGGATCCCCACCGTGATCGCCGACGACGTCCACATCGTGTACCGCGTCAACGGCGGCGGCAGCCGGGGCCGCGGCAGCGCGACCGCCGCGCTGAGCCGGATCGTGCGCCGCGACCGGGGCGAGTCCCGGGGGGTCCGCAAGGTCCACGCCGTGCGCGGTGTGTCCTTCACGGCCTACCGCGGCGAGGCCATCGGCCTCATCGGCACCAACGGCTCCGGCAAGTCCACCCTGCTGCGGGCCATCGCCGGGCTGCTGCCCACCGAGAGCGGCAAGGTCTACACGGACGGCCAGCCTTCGCTCCTCGGTGTCAACGCCGCGCTTATGGGCGATCTGACCGGCGAGCGGAACGTCATCCTCGGCGGCCTCGCCATGGGCATGTCGCGCGAGGAGATCCGCGAGCGCTACCAGAGCATCGTCGACTTCTCGGGGATCAACGAGAAGGGCGACTTCATCACGCTCCCCATGCGGACCTACTCCTCCGGCATGGGAGCCCGGCTCCGTTTCGCGATCGCCGCCGCCAAGAACCACGACGTGCTGATGATCGACGAAGCGCTGGCCACGGGCGACCGGAAGTTCCAGATCCGCTCCGAGCAGCGCATCCGCGAGCTGCGCAAGGAGGCCGGCACGGTCTTCCTGGTCAGCCACAGCAACAAGTCGATCAGGGACACCTGCGACCGCGTCCTGTGGCTGGAGAAGGGCGAGCTGCTGATGGACGGCCCGACCGACGAGGTCATCAAGGCGTACGAGAAGGAGACCGGGAAGTAG
- the hpnC gene encoding squalene synthase HpnC, whose amino-acid sequence MTGTRQVRPDASTRTTLDKAADENFPVAPFFLPRAWRDDLMAVYGYARLVDDIGDGDLAPGGADARHLGLAPEQADDRLAMLDAFEADLGRVFAADPGAGDGAADGGHGDGDGPHHPLLRALVPTVHRCSLRPEPFLALIAANRQDQFTGRYETYDELAAYCELSANPVGRLVLGITGTTSPERVRLSDAICTALQIVEHLQDIPEDLARDRIYLPAEDMKRFGVTEADLAEPEGGAPVRDLVAFEAERARLLLDEGTPLVGSVHGRLRLLLAGFVAGGRAALDAIAAAGHDVLPGPPGPTTRGLIRELGAVLRRAGREG is encoded by the coding sequence GTGACGGGTACCCGGCAGGTGCGCCCCGACGCCTCCACGCGCACCACACTCGACAAGGCCGCGGACGAGAACTTCCCCGTGGCCCCCTTCTTCCTGCCGCGCGCCTGGCGCGACGACCTGATGGCCGTCTACGGCTACGCCCGCCTCGTCGACGACATCGGCGACGGCGACCTGGCCCCCGGTGGCGCCGACGCCCGCCACCTCGGCCTCGCCCCCGAGCAGGCGGACGACCGGCTCGCGATGCTGGACGCCTTCGAGGCGGATCTGGGGCGGGTCTTCGCGGCCGACCCCGGTGCCGGTGACGGTGCCGCTGACGGCGGCCACGGGGACGGGGACGGCCCGCACCACCCGCTGCTGCGCGCCCTGGTACCCACCGTGCACCGCTGCTCGCTGAGGCCCGAGCCGTTCCTCGCCCTGATCGCGGCCAACCGCCAGGACCAGTTCACCGGCCGCTACGAGACGTACGACGAGCTCGCGGCGTACTGCGAGCTCTCCGCCAACCCCGTCGGCCGGCTCGTCCTGGGGATCACCGGCACCACCAGCCCCGAGCGCGTGCGCCTCTCCGACGCGATCTGCACCGCGCTCCAGATCGTCGAGCACCTCCAGGACATCCCGGAGGACCTCGCCCGCGACCGGATCTACCTTCCGGCAGAGGACATGAAACGGTTCGGCGTCACCGAAGCCGATTTGGCGGAGCCGGAAGGGGGCGCGCCGGTGCGCGACCTGGTTGCGTTCGAGGCCGAACGCGCCCGGCTGCTGTTGGATGAAGGCACCCCCCTGGTGGGTAGCGTCCACGGCAGGCTGCGACTGCTGCTCGCCGGATTCGTGGCCGGAGGCCGCGCGGCACTGGACGCCATCGCGGCAGCCGGACACGACGTGCTCCCCGGACCGCCCGGACCCACTACGCGGGGACTGATCCGTGAACTGGGAGCCGTCTTGCGCAGAGCCGGCAGAGAGGGGTGA
- the hpnD gene encoding presqualene diphosphate synthase HpnD, translating into MEGQPHMSAPVRAAYSYCEAVTGQQARNFAYGIRLLPADKRQAMSALYAFSRRVDDIGDGSLDQAAKRDRLEATRELLGRIRDDAIDDDDTDPVAVALADASRRFPIPLDGLDELIDGVLMDVHGETYETWDDLKVYCRCVAGAIGRLSLGVFGTLPGARGADRAAEYADTLGLALQLTNILRDVREDAAGGRTYLPADDLAKFGCSAGFHRAGPPAGADFTGLVHFEVRRARGLFAEGYRLLPMLDRRSGACVAAMAGIYRRLLDRIERDPEAVLRGRVSLPGREKAYVAVRGLSGLDARHVSRHAVRRHA; encoded by the coding sequence ATGGAGGGACAGCCACACATGTCCGCACCGGTGCGGGCCGCGTACAGCTACTGCGAGGCCGTGACGGGACAGCAGGCACGCAACTTCGCCTACGGCATCCGGCTGCTGCCCGCGGACAAGCGGCAGGCCATGTCGGCGCTGTACGCCTTCTCGCGGCGCGTCGACGACATCGGCGACGGCAGCCTCGACCAGGCAGCCAAGCGGGACCGGCTCGAAGCCACCCGCGAGCTGCTCGGCAGGATCCGCGACGACGCGATCGACGACGACGACACGGATCCCGTCGCGGTCGCCCTCGCCGACGCGTCACGCCGCTTCCCGATCCCGCTGGACGGGCTCGACGAACTCATCGACGGCGTCCTGATGGACGTCCACGGCGAGACGTACGAGACCTGGGACGACCTGAAGGTCTACTGCCGGTGTGTCGCGGGCGCCATCGGTCGCCTCTCGCTCGGCGTGTTCGGCACCCTGCCCGGCGCGCGGGGCGCCGACCGCGCCGCCGAGTACGCCGACACGCTGGGCCTCGCCCTCCAGCTCACCAACATCCTCCGCGACGTCCGCGAGGACGCGGCCGGCGGCCGCACCTACCTGCCCGCCGACGACCTGGCCAAGTTCGGCTGCTCGGCGGGCTTCCACCGCGCGGGCCCGCCCGCCGGCGCCGACTTCACCGGCCTCGTCCACTTCGAAGTCCGCCGCGCCCGCGGCCTGTTCGCGGAGGGCTACCGGCTGCTGCCCATGCTCGACCGCCGCAGCGGCGCCTGCGTCGCGGCCATGGCCGGCATCTACCGGCGCCTCCTGGACCGCATCGAACGCGACCCCGAGGCGGTGCTGCGCGGCCGCGTGTCACTGCCGGGCCGCGAGAAGGCATACGTGGCCGTCCGCGGCCTCTCCGGCCTCGACGCCCGCCATGTCTCCCGCCACGCCGTCAGGAGGCACGCCTGA
- the hpnE gene encoding hydroxysqualene dehydroxylase HpnE gives MTRDGMTPRQHAVVVGGGLAGVTAALRLADAGVRVTLVENRPRLGGLAFSFRRGELTVDNGQHVYLRCCTAYRWFLDRVDGAHLAPVQPRLDVPVVDAAHPGGPRLGRLRRAGLPVPLHLAASLATYPHLSLAERAAVGRAALALKRLDPADPALDGVDFASWLRRHGQTRRAVEALWDLVGVATLNAAAPHASLGLAAMVFKTGLLSEPGAADIGWARVPLGDLHDTLARKALDSAGVRTELRTRVSAVTRTPDGRWNVTAGAERLDADAVVLAVPQRETHALLPDGALDDPDRLLDIGTAPILNIHVVYDRQVLHRPFFAALGTPVQWVFDRTHASGLAEGQYLALSQSAADDEIDTPVAALRERYLPELERLLPAARHAEVRDFFVTRERTATFAPTPGVGRLRPAARTRAPGLYLAGSWTATGWPATMEGAVRSGFSAAAAALTALGRPHEHPLEEAA, from the coding sequence ATGACGCGTGACGGCATGACGCCGCGGCAGCATGCCGTGGTCGTCGGCGGAGGGCTCGCAGGGGTCACCGCGGCGCTCCGGCTCGCCGATGCCGGGGTGCGGGTCACCCTCGTCGAGAACCGGCCGCGCCTCGGCGGGCTCGCTTTCTCGTTCCGGCGCGGCGAGCTCACCGTCGACAACGGGCAGCACGTGTATCTGCGCTGCTGCACCGCCTACCGCTGGTTCCTCGACCGCGTCGACGGCGCCCACCTGGCGCCGGTCCAGCCCCGCCTCGACGTGCCCGTCGTCGACGCCGCCCACCCCGGCGGACCCCGGCTCGGCAGGCTGCGGCGCGCCGGGCTGCCCGTACCCCTCCACCTCGCGGCGAGCCTCGCCACGTACCCGCACCTGTCGCTCGCCGAGCGTGCGGCCGTCGGGCGGGCCGCGCTCGCGCTCAAGCGGCTCGACCCCGCCGACCCGGCCCTCGACGGCGTCGACTTCGCGTCCTGGCTCCGCCGCCACGGGCAGACCCGGCGTGCCGTCGAAGCCCTCTGGGACCTCGTCGGGGTCGCCACCCTCAACGCCGCCGCGCCCCATGCCTCCCTCGGCCTGGCCGCCATGGTGTTCAAGACCGGACTGCTCTCCGAGCCCGGCGCGGCCGACATCGGCTGGGCCCGGGTGCCGCTCGGCGACCTCCACGACACGCTCGCCCGCAAGGCCCTCGACTCCGCCGGGGTCCGCACCGAACTGCGCACCCGCGTCAGCGCCGTCACCCGCACCCCCGACGGCCGCTGGAACGTCACGGCAGGCGCCGAGCGGCTCGACGCGGACGCCGTCGTCCTCGCCGTGCCGCAGCGCGAGACCCACGCCCTGCTGCCCGACGGCGCGCTCGACGACCCCGACCGGCTCCTCGACATCGGCACCGCGCCGATCCTCAACATCCACGTGGTCTACGACCGCCAGGTGCTGCACCGGCCCTTCTTCGCCGCGCTCGGTACCCCCGTGCAGTGGGTCTTCGACCGCACCCACGCCTCCGGCCTCGCCGAGGGACAGTACCTGGCCCTCTCCCAGTCGGCCGCCGACGACGAGATCGACACGCCCGTCGCCGCCCTGCGCGAGCGCTACCTCCCCGAGCTGGAACGCCTGCTGCCCGCGGCACGCCACGCGGAGGTACGGGACTTCTTCGTCACCCGGGAGCGCACAGCGACGTTCGCCCCCACCCCCGGCGTCGGCAGGCTCAGGCCGGCCGCGCGCACTCGTGCCCCCGGCCTGTACCTGGCCGGATCGTGGACCGCCACCGGCTGGCCCGCGACCATGGAGGGCGCGGTGCGCAGCGGCTTCAGCGCCGCCGCCGCCGCGCTCACCGCCCTCGGCCGCCCCCATGAACATCCGCTCGAGGAGGCGGCATGA